Genomic DNA from Immundisolibacter sp.:
GGCCGGCGAGCCGCTCGACGTGCTGGCCAATGGCACGCTGGTGGCGCGCGGCGAAGTGGTGGTGGTGGAGGACAAGTTCGGCATCCGCCTGACCGAGGTCATCAGCCCTACCGATCGCGCCAAGGGCGTGCGCTGATGCGTGTCGTGCCGGCCCTGTTGCTGCTGTGCCCGCTGCCGGCGCTGGCGGCGCCGTCGGTGCTGGCCGCCGGTGGTCAGATGCTGGTCAGCCTGGCGCTGGTGGTGGCGCTGATCGGCGGCGTGTTCGTGCTGCTGCGCCGCCTGCAGCTGCGCACCGGTGGTGCCGGCAGCATCCGCACGTTGGCGGCGCACAG
This window encodes:
- a CDS encoding flagellar biosynthetic protein FliO, producing the protein MRVVPALLLLCPLPALAAPSVLAAGGQMLVSLALVVALIGGVFVLLRRLQLRTGGAGSIRTLAAHSVGTRERVVLLEVAGRQLLVGVAPGRVQALLVLGDAPAKVPTSVPAESFAASLDAAVGAAGQGAP